A stretch of the Panicum virgatum strain AP13 chromosome 9N, P.virgatum_v5, whole genome shotgun sequence genome encodes the following:
- the LOC120690976 gene encoding non-specific lipid transfer protein GPI-anchored 5-like, with the protein MMAARAGALAVACLVAAVAAALLASPASAQSGSCTTTLISLYPCLNYISGNVSTPPSSCCSQLASVVQSKPQCLCAALSGDSSSLGVTIDKKRALELPKACNVDTPPASKCNSAGGGNAPGAATPTTPSAGEPATAGASGGSKATPTAPYLTSGAGASIRGAVSLALAFAAVAVYAALATV; encoded by the exons ATGATGGCGGCAAGAGCAGGAGCGTTGGCGGTGGCGTGCCTCGTggctgccgtggcggcggcgctgctggcctcgccggcgtcggcgcaATCGGGGTCGTGCACGACCACGCTGATCAGCCTGTACCCGTGCCTGAACTACATCAGCGGCAATGTGTCGACGCCGCCGTCCTCGTGCTGCTCGCAGCTCGCCAGCGTCGTGCAGTCCAAGCCGCAGTGCCTCTGCGCCGCGCTCAGCGGCGACTCGTCGTCCCTCGGCGTCACCATCGACAAGAAGCGCGCGCTCGAGCTCCCCAAGGCCTGCAACGTCGATACCCCGCCGGCGAGCAAGTGCAACT ctgccggcggcggcaacgcaCCGGGCGCCGCGACACCGACCACGCCGTCGGCCGGCGAGCCAGCGACCGCAG GGGCCAGCGGCGGATCGAAGGCGACGCCGACGGCGCCCTACCTGACATCTGGCGCCGGCGCGTCGATCCGGGGGGCGGTGAGCCTGGCGCTCGCATTCGCAGCTGTCGCCGTCTACGCGGCCTTAGCGACCGTGTGA
- the LOC120687264 gene encoding non-specific lipid transfer protein GPI-anchored 20-like: MRRYRMEAAAAAVAALLLLAAAPASGQVATSCTASLITTFTPCLNFVTGSTNGGGSPTQECCGSLAEMVRTGADCACLILTGNVPFSLPINRTLAISLPRLCSSMSVPLQCRDTATQIPAPGPVAFAPALPPLPPSPPESSVPGSPVDPAATSPAADSPPFPQRPVVVPSSAWSSHVSMAVVAIVLTVAGFIFV, translated from the exons ATGAGGCGTTAcaggatggaggcggcggcggcggcggtcgcggcgctgctgctgctggccgcggcgccggcgtcggggcAGGTGGCGACGTCGTGCACGGCGTCGCTGATAACGACGTTCACGCCGTGCCTCAACTTCGTGACGGGGAGCACCAACGGCGGCGGGTCGCCGACGCAGGAGTGCTGCGGCTCGCTGGCGGAGATGGTCCGCACCGGCGCCGACTGCGCCTGCCTCATCCTCACCGGGAACGTGCCCTTCAGCCTCCCCATCAACCGCACGCTCGCCATCTCCCTCCCCAGGCTCTGCAGCTCCATGTCCGTCCCGCTGCAGTGCAGAG ACACGGCAACGCAAATCCCAGCTCCAG GCCCTGTTGCGTTTGCTCCGGCGCTGCCCCCTCTGC CGCCGAGTCCACCGGAATCTTCAGTGCCCGGCTCTCCGGTGGATCCCGCAGCGACGTCTCCGGCGGCGGACTCGCCGCCGTTCCCCCAGAGGCCAGTGGTGGTGCCCAGCTCGGCATGGAGTTCTCACGTGTCCATGGCCGTTGTCGCCATTGTACTGACGGTAGCTGGATTCATTTTCGTTTGA